TTTTCGGTTCCTTTATGATCGGTTCCCCGTTAATAAAGTTAGTGATACTTTGTTTGACATGGATGGTTCCAGCTTCTAAATCAACATATTTCCATTCAAGGACAACAAGTTCACCGCGGCGAAGACCTGTTGTTAATGCGAGGGTGATCATCATTTTCCAGTGATAGGGCTCGCTCTCTAAGGCATGAAACAACAGCTGGATTTCATTTTCATCGTAAACTTCACTTTCTTTATAAGCAACTTTAGGGGAGAAGGAAAACTTCAAACCTATTTAGAAGTGCTTCTATAATCAATGTATAAGAAGAAAAATTGGAGGTATAGAAATGTCAAGTGCAGCACAACGTGCCGAATTACAATCTCAAATCTGGAAAATAGCCAATGATGTCCGTGGCTCAGTAGATGGATGGGATTTTAAACAATATGTTTTAGGAACGCTTTTTTATCGTTTCATTAGCGAGAACTTTTCTAGCTATATTGAAGGTGGAGACGAAAGCGTCAAGTATGCAGAACTTCCTGATGATATTATAACGAAAGAAATCAAAGAGGATGCCATTAAAACAAAAGGTTATTTCATATATCCGAGTCAGTTGTTTGCTAATATTGCGAAAACCGCCAACACAAATGAAAGCTTGAATACAGATTTAGCCGCTATATTTTCTGCTATTGAAAGTTCAGCAAATGGTTATCCATCTGAACTAGATATTAATGGATTATTCGCTGATTTCGACACCACAAGCAACAGACTAGGAAATACTGTAAAGGACAAAAGCAGTCGTTTAGCTGCTGTCATTAAAGGCGTTGAAGGACTTAATTTTGGTGATTTTGAAGATAGTCACATTGACCTTTTTGGTGATGCCTATGAGTATTTAATCTCTAATTATGCTGCCAATGCTGGTAAATCTGGAGGAGAATTTTTTACACCGCAGTGTGTGTCTAAGCTTATTGCTCAATTAGCAATACACAACCAAACAACCATTAATAAGATTTATGACCCTGCAGCTGGTTCAGGTTCATTGCTATTACAAGCAAAAAAACAGTTTGATGCTCATATTATCGAAGATGGTTTTTATGGACAGGAGATTAACCATACAACTTACAACCTTGCTCGTATGAATATGTTTTTACACAATATAAACTACGATAAATTTAATATTGCTTTAGGAAATACGCTATTAGACCCTCACTTTGGTGACGAAAAGCCTTTTGATGCCATTGTATCTAATCCACCTTATTCCGTAAATTGGATTGGTAGTGATGACCCAACACTTATTAATGATGAAAGATTTGCTCCTGCAGGCGTATTAGCCCCAAAATCTAAAGCCGATTTTGCCTTTGTACTTCATACGCTTAGTTACCTTTCAAGTAAAGGTCGTGCTGCTATCGTTTGTTTCCCGGGTATTTTTTACCGTGGTGGTGCAGAGCAAAAAATTAGAAAGTATCTGATTGATAATA
The window above is part of the Brevibacillus brevis NBRC 100599 genome. Proteins encoded here:
- a CDS encoding type I restriction-modification system subunit M encodes the protein MSSAAQRAELQSQIWKIANDVRGSVDGWDFKQYVLGTLFYRFISENFSSYIEGGDESVKYAELPDDIITKEIKEDAIKTKGYFIYPSQLFANIAKTANTNESLNTDLAAIFSAIESSANGYPSELDINGLFADFDTTSNRLGNTVKDKSSRLAAVIKGVEGLNFGDFEDSHIDLFGDAYEYLISNYAANAGKSGGEFFTPQCVSKLIAQLAIHNQTTINKIYDPAAGSGSLLLQAKKQFDAHIIEDGFYGQEINHTTYNLARMNMFLHNINYDKFNIALGNTLLDPHFGDEKPFDAIVSNPPYSVNWIGSDDPTLINDERFAPAGVLAPKSKADFAFVLHTLSYLSSKGRAAIVCFPGIFYRGGAEQKIRKYLIDNNFVETVISLAPNLFYGTSIAVNILVLSKHKTDNKTQFIDASGVDFYKKETNNNILTDEHIERIMKIFNNKEDIDHVAKSVDYDAIVQKNYNLSVSSYVKAKDTREVIDINELNAEIKTTVAKIDQLRAEIDDIIEVLES